In a genomic window of Sporosarcina trichiuri:
- the xerC gene encoding tyrosine recombinase XerC: MEQQTLKLRDDYITYIRLEKNYSVHTVSEYITDVDEFLEFLASEGIGTIESITYQEARLYVSRLYDRGLSRTTISRKISSVRSFFRFANSRCGIDDTAFRLLHHPKKEERLPAFFYEEELEKLFSVCQGGQPRDVRDLALLELLYATGVRVSELTSITLPDVDLDLGIVRVMGKGRKERYIPFGSLAAEALESYIGNVRPRLMKNVRHDKLFVNLRGGALTARGVRHVLTSIVERAAIQTKVYPHMLRHTFATHLLSAGADMRTVQELLGHSDLSSTQIYTHTTKEHLRRTYMNTHPRA, translated from the coding sequence TTGGAACAGCAGACATTGAAACTGCGTGATGATTATATAACGTATATCCGTTTGGAGAAGAACTATTCTGTACACACTGTATCCGAGTATATAACGGATGTGGACGAATTCCTTGAGTTCCTGGCAAGTGAAGGAATTGGCACGATCGAGTCGATCACGTACCAGGAAGCCCGGCTGTATGTGTCCCGGCTGTATGACCGCGGACTGTCCCGCACGACCATCTCCAGAAAAATCTCATCTGTCCGCTCATTCTTCCGGTTCGCGAATTCACGATGCGGAATAGACGACACGGCATTCCGCTTGCTGCATCATCCTAAAAAGGAAGAACGGCTGCCGGCTTTTTTTTATGAAGAAGAACTTGAAAAATTGTTTTCGGTATGTCAAGGCGGGCAGCCGAGGGACGTACGCGATCTAGCATTGCTCGAGCTGCTCTATGCGACGGGGGTGCGCGTCAGTGAGCTGACGTCCATCACCCTGCCCGATGTGGACCTCGATCTGGGTATCGTCCGTGTCATGGGGAAAGGCAGGAAGGAACGGTATATTCCGTTCGGGAGCCTGGCAGCAGAGGCGCTGGAATCATACATAGGAAATGTGCGACCGCGTCTCATGAAAAATGTCCGCCATGATAAGCTGTTCGTCAACTTGCGCGGCGGGGCTCTGACAGCCAGGGGAGTCCGGCATGTCCTTACATCCATAGTGGAGCGTGCTGCAATCCAGACGAAAGTGTATCCGCATATGCTGCGCCATACATTCGCCACCCATTTGCTGTCAGCGGGCGCCGATATGAGGACAGTGCAGGAATTGCTCGGCCACAGCGATCTGTCATCAACGCAGATCTACACGCATACAACGAAAGAGCATTTACGGAGAACCTACATGAATACGCATCCGCGTGCTTAG
- a CDS encoding EscU/YscU/HrcU family type III secretion system export apparatus switch protein, whose protein sequence is MSEKPYKRREAVALSYVPEQNDAPKVTAKGKGQIADNILQKAKEHGVPIQEDPSLVELLGQLDVNETIPEQLYQAVSEVLAYVYRLDRSQSGK, encoded by the coding sequence ATGAGTGAGAAACCGTATAAACGCCGCGAAGCAGTGGCGCTGTCCTACGTGCCCGAGCAGAACGATGCCCCGAAAGTGACGGCCAAGGGGAAGGGGCAGATCGCCGATAATATCCTCCAGAAGGCGAAGGAGCACGGTGTGCCGATACAGGAAGACCCGTCCCTGGTCGAGCTCCTCGGACAGCTGGATGTGAATGAGACAATTCCTGAACAGCTGTATCAGGCAGTATCCGAAGTGCTCGCCTACGTTTATCGTCTGGATCGGTCGCAGAGCGGAAAGTAA
- the topA gene encoding type I DNA topoisomerase has product MADYLVIVESPAKAKTIERYLGKKYKVRASLGHLRDLPRSQMGVDVENNYEPKYITIRGKGPILQDLKKEAKKAKKIFLAADPDREGEAIAWHLAHQLGVDEETDCRVVFNEITKDAIKDSFKHPRPINSDLVDAQQARRILDRLVGYNISPILWKKVKKGLSAGRVQSVALKLIIDREEEIKVFEPEEYWTIGGDFSKTEGAFNASFYGKSGKKVKLGDKQQVDEILGQLDGDGFTVTKVVKKERKRNPAAPFTTSSLQQEAARKLNFRAKKTMMIAQQLYEGITVGKEGIVGLITYMRTDSTRISETAQGEAKEHIGTMYGKEYLRSTKTTGKPAAAKTQDAHEAVRPTSVMRTPDAMKEFLSKDQLKLYKLIWSRFVASQMAPAVLDTVTADLVNSGIQFRATGSQVKFQGFMKVYVESQDDKEEEKDNVLPPLEEGETVECTKIDPKQHFTQPPPRYSEARLVKTLEELGIGRPSTYAPTLDTIQRRGYVTLDAKRFVPTELGEIVNAAVNQYFSDITNAEFTAKMEQSLDQIEEGDIAWVKVIDDFYKDFEKHLKIADEEMEKIEIKDEPAGEDCEKCGAPMVFKMGRYGKFMACSNFPDCRNTKAIVKPIGVTCPLCKKGEVVERKSKKNRIFYGCDRYPDCEYISWDKPISRPCPKCESTLVEKRLKKGLQIQCTECDYKENPQQ; this is encoded by the coding sequence ATGGCGGATTACTTGGTAATAGTGGAATCACCCGCGAAAGCGAAAACAATCGAGCGGTACTTAGGAAAGAAATACAAGGTGCGCGCTTCCCTCGGTCACCTGCGCGATCTGCCGCGCAGTCAGATGGGAGTCGACGTTGAAAATAATTATGAGCCGAAGTATATAACGATCCGTGGGAAAGGCCCGATCTTGCAGGACTTGAAAAAAGAAGCGAAAAAAGCGAAAAAGATCTTTCTCGCAGCTGACCCCGACAGAGAGGGGGAAGCGATCGCCTGGCACCTCGCGCACCAGCTCGGTGTGGATGAAGAAACGGACTGCCGTGTCGTCTTCAACGAAATTACGAAAGACGCCATCAAAGATTCGTTCAAGCATCCGCGCCCGATCAATTCAGACCTTGTGGATGCCCAGCAGGCACGGCGCATCCTCGATCGTCTGGTCGGCTATAATATAAGCCCGATACTGTGGAAGAAAGTGAAAAAGGGACTCTCTGCAGGCCGTGTCCAATCCGTGGCCCTCAAACTGATCATCGACCGGGAAGAGGAGATCAAGGTCTTCGAACCGGAAGAATACTGGACGATCGGCGGAGACTTCAGCAAAACGGAAGGTGCGTTCAATGCCTCGTTCTACGGCAAATCAGGCAAGAAAGTGAAGCTCGGCGACAAACAGCAGGTGGACGAAATTCTCGGCCAGCTCGACGGCGACGGGTTCACTGTTACAAAAGTCGTGAAAAAAGAGAGGAAACGGAATCCCGCAGCACCTTTCACGACGTCTTCCCTGCAGCAGGAAGCTGCCCGTAAGCTCAATTTCCGGGCCAAGAAGACAATGATGATCGCCCAGCAGCTCTACGAAGGGATCACTGTCGGCAAAGAAGGGATCGTCGGCCTGATCACCTACATGCGTACCGACTCGACCCGGATTTCGGAAACTGCGCAAGGTGAAGCGAAAGAGCATATCGGGACCATGTACGGGAAGGAGTATCTCCGCAGTACGAAAACAACGGGCAAGCCTGCTGCAGCGAAGACGCAGGATGCCCATGAAGCGGTGCGGCCCACCTCCGTCATGAGGACACCAGATGCGATGAAAGAATTCTTGTCGAAAGACCAGCTGAAACTGTACAAGCTCATCTGGTCCCGTTTTGTCGCGAGCCAGATGGCGCCGGCAGTCCTCGATACAGTGACTGCGGATCTTGTAAACAGCGGCATCCAGTTCAGGGCGACAGGCTCCCAGGTGAAATTCCAAGGCTTCATGAAAGTCTACGTCGAGAGCCAGGACGATAAGGAAGAGGAGAAGGATAACGTCCTTCCGCCACTGGAGGAAGGGGAAACTGTCGAATGTACGAAGATCGATCCGAAACAGCACTTCACGCAGCCGCCGCCCCGTTATTCGGAAGCCCGTCTCGTCAAGACACTGGAAGAGCTCGGCATCGGCCGTCCGTCCACCTACGCGCCGACACTGGATACGATCCAGAGACGCGGATATGTGACGCTTGACGCCAAGCGGTTCGTACCGACCGAACTCGGGGAGATCGTCAACGCGGCGGTGAACCAATACTTTTCGGATATCACCAATGCCGAATTCACGGCAAAAATGGAACAGAGCCTCGACCAGATCGAAGAAGGCGACATCGCCTGGGTGAAAGTGATCGATGACTTCTACAAAGATTTCGAGAAGCACCTCAAGATCGCTGATGAGGAAATGGAAAAAATCGAAATCAAAGACGAGCCTGCCGGCGAAGATTGTGAAAAGTGCGGAGCCCCAATGGTCTTCAAAATGGGACGGTACGGTAAATTCATGGCTTGTTCGAATTTCCCGGACTGCCGCAATACGAAAGCCATCGTCAAGCCGATCGGCGTCACATGTCCCCTATGTAAAAAAGGGGAGGTCGTCGAGCGGAAGAGCAAGAAAAACCGGATTTTCTATGGCTGCGACCGGTACCCGGACTGTGAATATATCTCATGGGATAAGCCGATCTCCAGGCCTTGTCCGAAGTGTGAAAGCACGTTAGTTGAAAAACGATTGAAAAAAGGTCTTCAAATCCAGTGTACGGAATGCGATTATAAAGAGAACCCGCAACAATAA
- the dprA gene encoding DNA-processing protein DprA — MNLSEQEIDLLKLHYAWPAPYPKLHRYLSYQTGDENFTHSSLKQPADLIEKLTGLSRLPLLELLLQKGIFPIPYTHPDYPPQLKQLIDPPAVLYTKGNRKLLKKENLTAIIGARQATSYSVKAMEQIVPPLVANGFVIVSGLAKGADTFAHEAAIRYGGETIAVLGNGFFHLYPKENRQLAEQIAAHHLLITEYPPYHKPAKWTFPMRNRIISGLSRSLIITEAAEKSGTMSTIEHALEHGKEVFAVPGPIDSPLSLGPNRLLNEGATGIWNGFQLIATVVES; from the coding sequence ATGAATCTGTCCGAACAGGAAATCGACCTGCTGAAACTGCATTACGCCTGGCCGGCTCCGTATCCGAAACTTCATCGGTATTTGAGTTATCAGACAGGTGACGAAAACTTTACACATTCATCATTGAAACAGCCCGCGGACCTCATTGAGAAACTGACCGGACTTTCCAGGCTCCCCCTCTTGGAACTGCTTCTGCAAAAAGGAATCTTCCCCATTCCCTATACTCATCCTGACTATCCTCCACAACTGAAGCAACTGATCGACCCGCCTGCCGTTCTCTATACAAAAGGCAACCGGAAGTTATTGAAAAAAGAAAATCTCACCGCCATCATCGGCGCCCGGCAAGCAACTTCCTATTCCGTGAAAGCAATGGAACAGATCGTCCCGCCGCTTGTCGCAAACGGCTTTGTCATCGTTTCCGGACTCGCAAAAGGCGCGGACACATTCGCCCATGAAGCGGCCATCCGGTATGGCGGCGAGACGATCGCCGTCCTTGGAAACGGGTTCTTTCATTTATACCCGAAAGAGAACCGGCAGCTTGCCGAGCAGATTGCAGCCCATCATCTTCTGATCACGGAATATCCGCCCTATCATAAGCCGGCTAAATGGACCTTCCCGATGCGCAACCGGATCATCAGCGGATTGTCGAGATCGCTCATCATCACGGAAGCGGCCGAGAAGAGCGGCACGATGAGCACGATCGAGCATGCACTTGAACATGGCAAGGAAGTCTTCGCGGTCCCCGGCCCGATCGATTCGCCGCTTTCACTCGGCCCGAACAGGCTGCTGAACGAAGGCGCGACCGGAATCTGGAACGGTTTTCAGCTCATTGCGACGGTTGTCGAATCGTGA
- a CDS encoding ribonuclease HII — translation MKTIQTIKEELKAASGPADWITELEHDQRAGVQQALKTWRRSYEKRRVLEENHRSKQEFDLSFAPFPEALGAGTDEAGRGPLAGPVVTAAVILPQEADGLIGLDDSKKITRKQREHLAEEIRQTAVAWSVHIQSAERIDEVNIYAATRESMEQSIQSLAVRPDYVMADAMTLSADCPSASIIKGDAQSLAIAAASILAKTERDRLMDELHKEYPMYGFGKHAGYGTPEHLEALRLHGPCPYHRRTFEPVKSMIAGKGTD, via the coding sequence GTGAAGACGATACAGACGATCAAAGAGGAACTGAAAGCGGCATCTGGACCGGCCGACTGGATAACGGAACTGGAGCACGATCAGCGGGCAGGTGTCCAGCAGGCACTGAAAACCTGGCGCAGGTCATATGAAAAGCGCCGTGTCCTGGAGGAGAACCACCGCAGCAAGCAAGAGTTCGATCTGTCGTTCGCACCGTTTCCGGAGGCGCTCGGTGCCGGGACCGACGAAGCGGGCAGGGGCCCGCTTGCCGGGCCTGTGGTCACGGCGGCTGTCATTCTTCCTCAGGAAGCTGATGGACTGATCGGTCTTGACGATTCGAAGAAGATTACCCGGAAACAGCGGGAACATCTCGCTGAAGAGATCAGGCAGACAGCTGTCGCCTGGTCGGTCCATATCCAGTCCGCTGAGCGGATCGATGAAGTGAATATCTACGCCGCGACCCGGGAATCAATGGAACAGTCGATCCAATCCCTTGCTGTAAGACCGGATTATGTGATGGCGGATGCGATGACACTGTCAGCGGACTGCCCGTCCGCCTCCATCATAAAAGGGGATGCACAGAGCCTGGCGATCGCTGCAGCCTCGATACTGGCAAAGACGGAGAGGGACAGGCTGATGGACGAGTTGCACAAAGAGTATCCAATGTATGGGTTCGGAAAACATGCAGGGTACGGAACGCCTGAACATCTGGAGGCCCTCCGGCTGCACGGTCCGTGTCCGTATCACCGAAGGACATTCGAACCGGTCAAATCGATGATTGCCGGAAAGGGGACAGACTGA
- the rplS gene encoding 50S ribosomal protein L19, with the protein MQQLIADITKDQLKSDLPAFRPGDTVRLHVKIVEGTRERIQLFEGVVIKRRGSGISETFTVRKISNGVGVERTFPVHTPKIAKLEVTRRGKVRRAKLYYLRNLRGKAARIKELR; encoded by the coding sequence ATGCAACAACTTATTGCAGATATCACGAAAGACCAGCTGAAAAGCGACCTGCCGGCATTCCGTCCGGGAGACACAGTACGTTTGCACGTGAAAATCGTGGAAGGTACACGTGAGCGGATCCAGCTGTTTGAAGGTGTCGTCATCAAGCGCCGCGGAAGCGGAATCAGTGAAACGTTCACAGTCCGTAAAATTTCCAACGGTGTCGGCGTTGAGCGTACATTCCCTGTACACACACCGAAAATCGCAAAACTAGAAGTGACACGCCGCGGTAAAGTACGCCGTGCGAAGCTGTACTACCTTCGCAACCTGCGCGGAAAAGCTGCACGTATCAAAGAACTTCGATAA
- the sucD gene encoding succinate--CoA ligase subunit alpha → MSIYIDKNTKVVVQGITGGTAKFHTQQMLEYGTKIVAGVTPGKGGTEVDGVPVFNTMEDAVKETGANVSVIYVPAPFAADAIMEAVDAELDMAICITEHIPVLDMVKVVRYMEGKKTRLVGPNCPGVITPEECKIGIMPGYIHTKGHVGVISRSGTLTYEAVHQLSEAGIGQTTAVGIGGDPVNGTNFIDVLKEFNEDEDTYAVVMIGEIGGTAEEEAAEWIKANMKKPVVGFIGGQTAPPGKRMGHAGAIISGGKGTADEKIKALNSAGVEVAETPSVIGETLIKVIKEKGLYEKCKTH, encoded by the coding sequence ATGAGTATTTATATCGACAAGAATACAAAAGTGGTCGTGCAGGGTATCACCGGCGGGACTGCGAAATTCCATACCCAGCAAATGCTTGAATACGGCACGAAAATCGTCGCAGGTGTCACACCAGGAAAAGGCGGCACGGAAGTGGACGGCGTTCCTGTATTCAATACGATGGAAGACGCTGTCAAGGAAACAGGCGCCAACGTATCTGTCATCTATGTGCCGGCTCCGTTCGCAGCGGATGCGATCATGGAAGCTGTGGATGCAGAACTGGACATGGCCATCTGCATCACGGAACACATCCCGGTCCTTGACATGGTGAAAGTCGTCCGTTATATGGAAGGCAAGAAAACACGCCTGGTCGGTCCTAACTGCCCGGGTGTCATCACACCGGAAGAGTGCAAGATCGGCATCATGCCGGGCTACATCCATACAAAAGGTCATGTCGGCGTCATTTCACGCTCCGGCACACTGACGTATGAGGCGGTCCACCAGCTTTCCGAAGCAGGCATCGGCCAGACGACCGCTGTCGGTATCGGCGGAGACCCGGTCAACGGCACGAACTTCATCGACGTCCTGAAAGAATTCAACGAAGATGAAGACACATACGCAGTCGTCATGATCGGTGAGATCGGCGGTACGGCAGAGGAAGAAGCAGCCGAGTGGATCAAAGCCAACATGAAGAAACCTGTCGTCGGGTTCATCGGCGGACAGACAGCACCTCCAGGAAAGCGTATGGGCCACGCAGGCGCCATCATTTCCGGCGGTAAGGGTACTGCTGATGAAAAGATCAAAGCGCTCAACAGCGCAGGCGTGGAAGTCGCAGAGACGCCTTCCGTCATCGGTGAAACACTGATCAAAGTCATCAAGGAAAAAGGTCTGTACGAGAAGTGCAAGACCCACTGA
- the sucC gene encoding ADP-forming succinate--CoA ligase subunit beta encodes MNIHEYQGKQLLRDYGVAASKGIAAFSPEEAVNAAKELGTDVFVVKAQIHAGGRGKAGGVKIAKTLDEVRAYAKELLGKTLVTHQTGPEGKEVKRLLIEEGADIQKEYYISLVVDRATDRVTLMGSEEGGMDIEEVAEATPEKIFREVIDPVVGLTGFQARRMAFNMNIPTHLVNKAAKFMTGLYQVFVEKDASIVEINPLVVTGDDKVLALDAKFNFDDNALFRHKDIVELRDFEEEDAKEIEASKYDLSYISLDGNIGCMVNGAGLAMATMDTINYYGGSPANFLDVGGGATAEKVTEAFKIILSDEHVKGIFVNIFGGIMKCDVIAEGVITAAKEVGLEVPLVVRLEGTNVDRGKALLNESGLNIIAAGSMADGAQKIVEIVG; translated from the coding sequence ATGAATATCCATGAATATCAAGGGAAGCAGCTCCTCCGTGACTACGGAGTCGCAGCTTCAAAAGGAATTGCAGCGTTCTCCCCGGAAGAGGCAGTAAACGCAGCAAAGGAACTGGGCACTGACGTATTCGTCGTGAAAGCGCAGATCCACGCAGGCGGCCGCGGCAAGGCAGGCGGCGTCAAGATCGCCAAGACTCTTGACGAAGTGCGCGCATATGCGAAAGAACTTCTCGGCAAGACACTGGTGACACACCAGACCGGCCCTGAAGGAAAAGAAGTCAAGCGTCTGCTGATCGAAGAAGGCGCAGACATCCAGAAAGAATATTACATCAGCCTCGTCGTGGACCGTGCGACGGACCGCGTAACGCTGATGGGATCCGAAGAAGGCGGAATGGATATCGAGGAAGTGGCGGAAGCGACTCCTGAAAAGATTTTCCGTGAAGTGATCGATCCGGTTGTCGGCCTGACCGGCTTCCAGGCACGCCGCATGGCTTTCAACATGAACATCCCGACGCACCTTGTGAACAAAGCTGCGAAATTCATGACAGGTCTGTACCAAGTGTTCGTGGAAAAAGATGCATCCATCGTGGAGATCAACCCGCTTGTCGTCACTGGAGACGATAAAGTGCTTGCACTGGACGCGAAGTTCAACTTCGACGACAATGCATTGTTCCGCCACAAGGACATCGTGGAACTTCGCGACTTCGAAGAAGAAGACGCTAAAGAGATCGAAGCATCGAAGTACGACCTCAGCTACATTTCGCTCGACGGAAATATCGGCTGCATGGTCAACGGTGCGGGACTTGCCATGGCTACAATGGATACGATCAACTACTACGGCGGGTCACCCGCGAACTTCCTGGACGTTGGGGGCGGCGCGACTGCTGAAAAAGTCACTGAAGCGTTCAAGATCATCCTTTCCGACGAGCATGTCAAAGGGATCTTCGTCAACATCTTCGGCGGCATCATGAAGTGTGACGTCATCGCGGAAGGTGTCATCACGGCAGCGAAGGAAGTCGGCCTGGAAGTGCCGCTCGTTGTCCGTCTTGAAGGTACCAACGTCGACAGAGGGAAAGCTCTGCTGAACGAGTCCGGACTCAATATTATCGCTGCCGGCTCGATGGCGGACGGCGCACAAAAGATTGTTGAAATCGTAGGCTAA
- the lepB gene encoding signal peptidase I yields the protein MTGEKQKSETFEWMKALLIAFGIAAVIRLFLFTPIVVDGVSMMPTLKDGDKMIVNKISYTVGKPDHFDIVVFHAPEQKDYIKRVIGLPGDEIEYVDDVLYINGEAQKEPYLDTYKEDLAGGTLTEDFTLEEKIHRQTVPEGHVFVMGDNRRMSNDSRHIGAISIDQIIGTTKFVFWPMKDIGPVE from the coding sequence ATGACTGGGGAGAAACAGAAAAGCGAAACATTTGAATGGATGAAAGCACTTCTGATCGCTTTCGGCATTGCGGCGGTCATCCGGCTGTTCTTGTTCACGCCGATTGTCGTAGACGGCGTCTCCATGATGCCGACACTTAAAGATGGCGACAAGATGATCGTCAACAAGATCAGCTATACGGTCGGAAAGCCTGACCATTTCGATATCGTGGTTTTCCATGCACCCGAACAGAAAGATTACATCAAACGGGTCATCGGCTTACCGGGCGATGAAATCGAGTATGTGGACGATGTTCTCTACATAAACGGAGAAGCCCAAAAGGAACCATATTTGGATACGTACAAAGAGGATCTGGCGGGCGGGACACTGACGGAGGACTTTACGCTGGAAGAGAAGATCCACCGGCAGACAGTGCCTGAAGGGCATGTATTCGTCATGGGGGACAACCGGCGGATGAGCAATGATTCCCGGCATATCGGTGCCATCAGCATCGATCAGATTATAGGCACGACAAAATTCGTTTTCTGGCCGATGAAAGATATCGGACCGGTGGAGTGA
- the trmFO gene encoding FADH(2)-oxidizing methylenetetrahydrofolate--tRNA-(uracil(54)-C(5))-methyltransferase TrmFO yields MTPSVNVIGAGLAGSEAAWQIANRGVSVRLYEMRPVQQTPAHHTDKFAELVCSNSLRANSLTNAVGVIKEEMRRLDSVIISAADACSVPAGGALAVDRHEFSQHVTDKVRNHPLIEVVNEEVTEIPEGITVIATGPLTSPALAEKVRQLTGEEYLYFYDAAAPIVEKDSIDMDKVYLKSRYDKGEAAYLNCPMDEEEFGRFYDALVNAEVAELKEFEKEVYFESCMPVEVLASRGEKTLLFGPMKPVGLEDPKTGKRPKAVVQLRQDDAAGTLYNIVGFQTHMKWGAQKEVLRLIPGLENVEIVRYGVMHRNTFINSPRVLEPTYQLRANPNLFFAGQMTGVEGYVESAGAGLVAGMNAARLALGEELCVLPKETALGSMARYITEADSKNFQPMNVNFGLFPDLGERIRSKVERAEKHAERALAALETFKETHQTVN; encoded by the coding sequence GTGACACCATCAGTTAATGTAATCGGAGCCGGTCTTGCAGGAAGTGAAGCAGCCTGGCAGATCGCGAACAGAGGCGTCTCTGTCCGCCTGTACGAAATGCGCCCTGTCCAGCAGACACCCGCCCATCATACAGACAAGTTCGCAGAGCTTGTGTGCAGCAATTCCCTGCGTGCCAACTCGCTGACGAATGCAGTCGGCGTCATCAAAGAAGAGATGCGCCGCCTGGACTCCGTCATCATCTCGGCTGCGGACGCATGTTCCGTTCCGGCAGGCGGCGCTCTTGCTGTGGACCGGCATGAATTCTCCCAGCATGTCACCGACAAAGTGAGAAACCATCCGCTGATCGAAGTCGTCAACGAAGAAGTGACAGAGATCCCTGAAGGAATCACCGTCATCGCGACAGGACCTCTGACATCACCGGCACTCGCGGAGAAGGTCCGCCAACTGACCGGGGAGGAATATCTGTACTTCTACGATGCGGCAGCGCCGATCGTCGAGAAGGATTCCATCGATATGGACAAGGTCTATTTGAAATCCCGCTATGACAAAGGGGAAGCCGCTTATCTCAATTGTCCGATGGATGAGGAGGAGTTCGGCCGCTTCTATGACGCACTCGTCAATGCGGAAGTCGCTGAACTGAAGGAATTCGAGAAAGAAGTGTATTTTGAAAGCTGTATGCCCGTGGAAGTGCTCGCTTCCCGGGGAGAGAAGACGCTGCTGTTCGGACCTATGAAACCTGTAGGTCTCGAAGATCCGAAAACAGGGAAGCGCCCGAAAGCGGTTGTGCAGCTGCGTCAGGATGATGCAGCCGGCACGCTCTATAATATTGTCGGATTCCAGACACACATGAAATGGGGTGCACAGAAAGAGGTGCTCCGTCTCATTCCCGGGCTTGAGAATGTGGAGATCGTCCGGTACGGTGTCATGCACCGGAACACATTCATCAATTCCCCGCGTGTTCTCGAACCGACATACCAGCTGCGCGCCAACCCGAATCTGTTCTTTGCCGGACAGATGACAGGCGTCGAAGGGTATGTTGAATCTGCAGGAGCAGGCCTTGTGGCAGGCATGAACGCTGCCCGCCTGGCACTCGGTGAGGAGCTCTGCGTCCTGCCGAAGGAAACTGCGCTCGGCAGTATGGCACGCTATATTACGGAAGCGGACTCGAAGAACTTCCAGCCGATGAATGTCAACTTCGGTCTGTTCCCGGATCTCGGCGAACGGATCCGTTCCAAGGTTGAGCGTGCGGAGAAACATGCTGAACGTGCACTGGCAGCATTGGAGACGTTCAAAGAAACCCACCAGACGGTAAACTGA
- the ylqF gene encoding ribosome biogenesis GTPase YlqF, producing MAIQWFPGHMAKARREVTEQLKLVDIVFELVDARLPLSSRNPMIDEVIHQKPRLLILNKMDLADEQETARWIRHFAEQDIQAIAINSFEGKGLQTVTKAAKDVLAPKIERMKKRGIRPGAIRAMIVGIPNVGKSTLINRLAKKNIAKTGNKPGVTKAQQWIKYGKELELLDTPGILWPKFEDPETGLKLALTGAIKDTIVNMEDLAVYGLRFLADRYPDRLEERYGFTTAEEDTRELFDAVGARRKAYTTGGEIDYDKVAELIVQDVRSGNFGRLTFDWTTEQV from the coding sequence ATGGCAATACAATGGTTCCCCGGACACATGGCGAAAGCCAGGCGGGAAGTTACCGAGCAGCTGAAATTGGTCGATATCGTGTTCGAACTCGTGGACGCACGGCTTCCGCTGTCATCACGGAATCCGATGATCGACGAAGTCATTCATCAGAAACCGAGATTGCTGATCCTCAATAAGATGGATCTGGCGGATGAACAGGAGACGGCAAGGTGGATCCGCCATTTCGCGGAGCAGGATATCCAGGCGATCGCCATCAATTCGTTTGAAGGCAAGGGCCTGCAGACTGTGACGAAAGCGGCAAAGGACGTCCTCGCTCCGAAGATTGAACGGATGAAGAAACGGGGCATCCGGCCTGGAGCCATCCGTGCGATGATTGTCGGCATCCCGAATGTCGGAAAGTCGACGCTCATCAACCGGCTTGCCAAGAAAAATATCGCCAAGACAGGGAATAAGCCGGGCGTCACGAAAGCCCAGCAGTGGATCAAATACGGAAAAGAGCTGGAGCTCCTCGATACCCCGGGGATCCTCTGGCCGAAGTTCGAAGACCCGGAGACTGGCCTGAAGCTGGCATTGACAGGCGCCATTAAAGATACAATCGTCAATATGGAAGACTTGGCAGTATACGGACTCCGTTTCCTGGCAGACCGCTATCCCGACAGGCTGGAAGAGCGGTATGGGTTCACTACCGCTGAAGAAGACACCCGAGAGCTGTTCGACGCAGTCGGGGCACGCAGGAAAGCCTATACGACAGGCGGGGAAATCGACTATGACAAAGTCGCCGAACTGATCGTCCAGGATGTCAGGAGCGGAAATTTCGGACGACTGACGTTCGACTGGACAACTGAACAGGTGTAA